The Procambarus clarkii isolate CNS0578487 chromosome 24, FALCON_Pclarkii_2.0, whole genome shotgun sequence genomic interval gaggaagcaagGGAAAAGGGTAGAAGGAgggaagaagaggagagagagagagagagagagagagagagagagagagagagagagagagagagagagagagagagagagagagagagagagagagagagagagagagacagacagacagacagagagaggcagagggagaggatgggagagagacagagggaggagaggatgGGAGAGACAGAGGGGAAAGAGAATAAAGAAATGAAGAAATGAAGGGAGAGAGGCAGGGTAAGATTAGAATGAGGAAGAGGGAAGAGATGAGGGGGAAGACAAGAACGATCAACTGAATAATGATCAAAACAGATACAGACAAACAGATAGCGATAGAGAGAGTCAGAagggtagacacacacacacacacacacacacacacacacacacacacacacacacacacacacacacacacacacacacagataagcaaataaaaataaaaacaagccAAGACTAAAAAGCAAGGGGGGAAGGCGGAGGCAAGCGAATAAAAACTCGGCCATCCATTTGGGACAATTAGCAGCCATTGAGCGACCACACTGGCCAAGCAGCGTACGTCATCCCCGAGCCTTCCTTACACACTATTGAAGAGGGGATTAACTCAACGCCTTGCGGAACGCCCACACCACTGAAATACGACCCTTAATCACTTCTAACTTAAGGCACTTACGCTCCCTTAAAGCCATCTTCAAGAGAATCTGAACttggggtggaggtggaggtggagtggggagggggagacaggGCTAAGGAACGACCGTGTGAGTGGAGGTGGACCTCCAGTGCAGACGGAGGAGGCTCCTGAGCCTTACGGAGCCACAACAGGCGGGAGTTCCGAAGAGTCAGGAGCATCATAGGCTCATATAATGTTGGCGCTGCAGAGATGGATACGACACATTCATCGAGGTAGCTCCCTGCCAGGCTGGCTTGCCCGTCCACCTGGATGATGGCTTGCCCGTCCACTTGGATGATGGCTTGCCCGTCCACTTGGATGATGGCTTGCCCGTCCACTTGGATGATGGCTTGCCCGTCCACCTGGCTGATGGCTTGCCCGTCCACCTGGCTGATGGCTTGCCCGTCCACCTGGATGATGGCTTGCCCGTCCACTTGGATGATGGCTTGCCCGTCCACTTGGATGATGGCTTGCCCGTCCACTTGGATGATGGCTTGCCCGTCCACCTGGCTGATGGCTTGCCCGTCCACCTGGCTGATGGCTTGCCCGTCCACTTGGATGATGGCTTGCCCGTCCACTTGGATGATGGCTTGCCCGTCCACTTGGATGATGGCTTGCCTGTCCACTTGGATGAAGGCTTGCCCGTCCACTTGGATGATGGCTTGCCCGTCCACCTGGCTGATGGCTTGCCCGTCCACTTGGATGATGGCTTGCCCGTCCACTTGGATGATGGCTTGCCCGTCCACCTGGCTGATGGCTTGCCCGTCCACTTGGATGATGGCTTGCCCGTCCACTTGGATGATGGCTTGCCCGTCCACCTGGCTGATGGCTTGCCCGTCCACTTGGATGATGGCTTGCCCGTCCACTTGGATGATGGCTTGCCCGTCCACTTGGATGATGGCTTGCCCGTCCACTTGGATGATGGCTTGCCTGTCCACTTGGATGATGGCTTGCCCGTCCACCTGGCTGATGGCTTGCCCGTCCACCTGGCTGATGGCTTGCCCGTCCACTTGGATGATGGCTTGCCCGTCCACTTGGATGATGGCTTGCCCGTCCACTTGGATGATGGCTTGCCCGTCCACTTGGATGATGGCTTGCCCGTCCACTTGGATGATGGCTTGCCCGTCCACTTGGATGATGGCTTGCCCGTCCACTTGGATGATGGCTTGCCCGTCCACTTGGATGATGGCTTGCCCGTCCACTTGGATGATGGCTTGCCCGTCCACCTGGCTGATGGCTTGCCCGTCCACCTGGCTGATGGCTTGCCCGTGCACCTGGCTGATGGCTTGCCCGTCCACCTGGATGATGGCTTGCCCGTCCACCTGGCTGATGGCTTGCCCGTCCACCTGGCTGATGGCTTGATCGTCCATCTTGTTGGCTTGACCGACTACCTAATTTGCTTGACAGATCACCTGCTTGACTTCACTGAAGAACACTCAAGTCTGCCTTGAACCATCTGATGAGCCATTTTCGACATTGTGATCTTGATAGTTATGCGGTCAAGGCTCTCTGAGCGCCATGTGGTCAAGGCTCTCAAGAGAGCTATGTGGTCAAGGCTCTCAAGAGCACCATGTGGTCGAGGCTCTCAAGACCGCCATGAGGTCAAGGCTCTCAAGAGCGCCATGTAAGTGAAGCTCTCAGACGACTATCGTCTTTAAGAATCAAATTTGGATTTAGTGTTCAATGAGTCAGGCGATAAGACTATCTCCGGTGTTTATCAGCAGTTGACATTTTGAATGTTACTTTGTTTAgcttttttggtgtgtgtgtgtgtgtgtgtgtgtgtgtgtgtgtgtgtgtgtgtgtgtgtgtgtgtgtgtgtgtgtgtgtgtgtgtgtgtgtgctggatagaaacatatttagtagatataatagaggaaaagtagattggttagaaaggcgtagtccaagagttaatagctcgattttgcagacacaaatagcgaatacaaatagtcaacacacacacacacacacacacacacacacacacacacacacacacacacacacacacacacacagaaataattacatatttctggactgccaaaaagcctttgatacagtaccacataggTTACTATACAAACtagagaggcaggcaggtgtaGTCGGAAATGCActatcatgggtaaggaattacctagaAGACAGGTGTCAGAAGGTGACGgtgaggggcgaggagtcggactggcgtagagtaacaagcggggtccctcaaggatcggtgctggaaccCATTCTATacctcatttatgtaaatgacttgactgcaAGAAGTTGAGTTttttatgtcgatgtttgcagatgatgtaaaactaatgaggagggttGAGATAGATGAGGATTGCAAGATTCTCCAGGCTGAATTGAGCAGGTTGCAGTGCTGGTCCGAGAAGTGGTtgctagagttcaacactaacaagtgcaaggtgatggaaatgagGACAGGAGCCAGGAAACCGATAGGCCAATacacgatgaagggaaactacctctcTTTAACGTCTAGAGAAAAAGATctgtgagtggacataacaccaaacctaactccagaggctcatataactagaataacgtcagccgcatactctactctggcaaaagtcagaacatccttcagaaatttgaataaggaggcttttggATCACTGTACACCACCTATGTGAGgctagtcttagagtatgccgccccatcctgGAACCCCCATATAAAAAAACGcataaggaagctcgaaaaggtgcagaaggttgcaacgagactcgtcctagagctgcgagggatgaggtacgaaggcAAACTGAAGGAACTAGACCTGACCtcgttagaaaggaggagggagaggagggacatgatacagacgtataaaatacttaagagagATTGACAAAATGGAaacaggaaatgtttacaatgaatatcaatggaacaagggggcacggatggaagcttgagatgcAGATGTTTCATAGAGATGTTtgaaagttttcctttagcgtgagggtagtgagtaaatgtaATGATCTAAAGGAACAGATTGTaaaggctaactccattcataactttaaaagcaagtatgatagggaaacaggtgaagagtcattgcattagacaaccaacggctagaagagcggggtccaagagctagaggtcGATCCTGCAGGCAGAAACAAGTGAGTTACACACACTTACCATCAGCTGTCGGACGAATACCATTATTTCCTCATGACATGTTCACTCTCGTAAATCATCTCATTTAGACTACTAATGTGGGAAAAcgtggaggatgggggggggggagaggaggtgaaggagaaggaggggggtGGAGAAGGAAAGAAGGAGAGGGACGAGACGGTAAAGGaaaagaaggaggagggagggaagggggaggagaagTTGGAGGGGGCGAGGAAGGTGGAGGCGGAGGGgatgaagaagaaggaggagcagGAAGGAAAATTAAGGTAAATCACTTCCTCTCAAGGTCCTCCTGGCCGGGATCGAGCGCCCCCAAGCCTCCCGTCTCATGGCTGGCCACTTGTAGTCCCACTCTCCCACCCCAAGCCTCCCGTCTCATGGCTGGCCACTTGTAGTCCCACTCTCCCACCCCAAGCCTCCCGTTTCATGGCTGGCCACTTGTAGTCCCACTCTCCCACCCCAAGCCTCCCGTCTCATGGCTGGCCACTTGTAGTCCCACTCTCCCACCCCAAGCCTCCCGTCTCATGGCTGGCCACTTGTAGTcccactctcccacccccaagcctccCGTCTCATGGCTGGCCACTTGTAGTcccactctcccacccccaagcctccCGTCTCATGGCTGGCCACTTGTAGTcccactctcccacccccaagcctccCGTCTCATGGCTGGCCACTTGTAGTcccactctcccacccccaagcctccCGTCTCATGGCTGGCCACTTGTAGTCCCACTCTCCCACCCCAAGCCTCCCGTCTCATGGCTGGCCACTTGTAGTcccactctcccacccccaagcctccCGTCTCATGGCTGGCCACTTGTAGTCCCACTCTCCCACCCCAAGCCTCCCGTCTCATGGCTGGCCACTTGTAGTcccactctcccacccccaagcctccCGTCTCATGGCTGGCCACTTGTAGTCCCACTCTCCCACCCCAAGCCTCCCGTCTCATGGCTGGCCACTTGTAGTcccactctcccacccccaagcctccCGTCTCATGGCTGGCCACTTGTAGTCCCACTCTCCCACCCCAAGCCTCCCGTCTCATGGCTGGCCACTTGTAGTCCCACTCTCCCACCCCAAGCCTCCCGTCTCATGGCTGGCCACTTGTAGTcccactctcccacccccaagcctccCGTCTCATGGCTGGCCACTTGTAGTCCCACTCTCCCACCCCAAGCCTCCCGTCTCATGGCTGGCCACTTGTAGTCCCACTCTCCCACCCCAAGCCTCCCGTCTCATGGCTGGCCACTTGTAGTCCCACTCTCCCACCCCAAGCCTCCCGTCTCATGGCTGGCCACTTGTAGTCCCACTCTCCCACCCCAAGCCTCCCGTCTCATGGCTGGCCACTTGTAGTcccactctcccacccccaagcctccCGTCTCATGGCTGGCCACTTGTAGTCCCACTCTCCCACCCCAAGCCTCCCGTCTCATGGCTGGCCACTTGTAGTCCCACTCTCCCACCCCAAGCCTCCCGTCTCATGGCTGGCCACTTGTAGTcccactctcccacccccaagcctccCGTCTCATGGCTGGCCACTTGTAGTCCCACTCTCCCACCCCAAGCCTCCCGTCTCATGGCTGGCCACTTGTAGTCCCACTCTCCCACCCCAAGCCTCCCGTCTCATGGCTGGCCACTTGTAGTCCCACTCTCCCACCCCAAGCCTCCCGTCTCATGGCTGGCCACTTGTAGTcccactctcccacccccaagcctccCGTCTCATGGCTGGCCACTTGTAGTCCCACTCTCCCACCCCAAGCCTCCCGTCTCATGGCTGGCCACTTGTAGTCCCACTCTCCCACCCCAAGCCTCCCGTCTCATGGCTGGCCACTTGTAGTCCCACTCTCCCACCCCAAGCCTCCCGTCTCATGGCTGGCCACTTGTAGTCCCACTCTCCCACCCCAAGCCTCCCGTCTCATGGCTGGCCACTTGTAGTcccactctcccacccccaagcctccCGTCTCATGGCTGGCCACTTGTAGTCCCACTCTCCCACCCCAAGCCTCCCGTCTCATGGCTGGCCACTTGTAGTCCCACTCTCCCACCCCAAGCCTCCCGTCTCATGGCTGGCCACTTGTAGTcccactctcccacccccaagcctccCGTCTCATGGCTGGCCACTTGTAGTCCCACTCTCCCACCCCAAGCCTCCCGTCTCATGGCTGGCCACTTGTAGTCCCACTCTCCCACCCCAAGCCTCCCGTCTCATGGCTGGCCACTTGTAGTCccactctcccacctcccactcaCACGTCTCATGGCTGGCCACTTGTAGTCccactctcccacctcccactcaCACATTACAATAACTTACCAACTTCACAAATCTTAAATATAAATAGCAAAACAACAGCTTGATATTATGATGTAGTTGACAATTATCAGCATCAGTAGAATACTGGACGGTGCTCCCCTGTTCTCCCCAGGTCATAACAGCGTCCCCGAGCCACACcatgtgacctctgatgacctccCACAGGGATGACCCCCCATTAGAGGTCATTAGGAAGTTAATGGAGAATCTGGATGTCCCACGAGAGAGACAATTAATAcaggttaacattataattttgaCATTGATGGTGGAGGCTGTCAGAGATGAATTGGATCACTGTGTTTCGTGTTCTTTGTGTAGAGATGTGCTTGATGCTCAGATGTGCTTGTGTATGAGCTCACAGCACATCCCACGTAGCTCGGTTACCAACTAGTGGTGATGTGTGGCAGAGTTAGCACCTAACTTATGCAGAGTATGACTGGCTTTCGTTCTAACTGGCACGCTGTATGACTGGGTAAGGAGGTACCATACACCCAGCATGACTGGGTAAGGAGCTACCATACACCCAGCATGACTGGGTAAGGAGCTACCATACACCCAACATGACTGGGTAAGGAGCTACCATACACCCAACATGACTGGGTAAGGAGGTACCATACACCCAGCATGACTGGGTAAGGAGCTACCATACATCCAGCATGACTGGGTAAGGAGCTACCATACACCCAGCATGACTGGGTAAGGAGCTACCATACATCCAGCATGACTGGGTAAGGAGCTACCATACACCCAGCATGACTGGGTAAGGAGGTACCATACACCCAGCATGACTGGGTAAGGAGCTACCATACATCCAGCATGACTGGGTAAGGAGCTACCATACACCCAGCATGACTGGGTAAGGAGCTACCATACATCCAGCATGACTGGGTAAGGAGCTACCATACACCCAGCATGACTGGGTAAGGAGGTACCATACACCCAGCATGACTGGGTAAGGAGCTACCATACATCCAGCATGACTGGGTAAGGAGCTACCATACATCTAGCATGACTGGGTAAGGAGCTACCATACATCCAGCATGACTGGGTAAGGA includes:
- the LOC123761815 gene encoding transcriptional regulatory protein AlgP-like, with protein sequence MVFVRQLMSVKPTRWTIKPSARWTGKPSARWTGKPSSRWTGKPSARCTGKPSARWTGKPSARWTGKPSSKWTGKPSSKWTGKPSSKWTGKPSSKWTGKPSSKWTGKPSSKWTGKPSSKWTGKPSSKWTGKPSSKWTGKPSARWTGKPSARWTGKPSSKWTGKPSSKWTGKPSSKWTGKPSSKWTGKPSSKWTGKPSARWTGKPSSKWTGKPSSKWTGKPSARWTGKPSSKWTGKPSSKWTGKPSARWTGKPSSKWTGKPSSKWTGKPSSKWTGKPSSKWTGKPSSKWTGKPSARWTGKPSARWTGKPSSKWTGKPSSKWTGKPSSKWTGKPSSRWTGKPSARWTGKPSARWTGKPSSKWTGKPSSKWTGKPSSKWTGKPSSRWTGKPAWQGATSMNVSYPSLQRQHYMSL